A genome region from Gigantopelta aegis isolate Gae_Host chromosome 3, Gae_host_genome, whole genome shotgun sequence includes the following:
- the LOC121368367 gene encoding uncharacterized protein LOC121368367 isoform X2 gives MHLRERQVISPRRSTNYHACSFRDFRHSSLLEAGNVRVNKAFRFPDIFQDLFKDCPTLSYHVRNKLTIKGHAERNRTNYSDGGASFPEDNHTFVFQHYTELSKYIEQYRYYHTVGGVCRKTMGDPRELGIEPATSDSTYNCSRRQQQITRDRRMSNSPNYNRFCFSDFPKNKHRRRLFMTWKEYVHCYPNDSNTVGSADSPSAGNMVDSVNASSTASSVDAHSAANTTSLTDMSSSTGSKESLTPMTRSRSCVVLMDNSDSNIGRRRFPSPCLVGLSSDESVALRPTMNNYVASVECSPMIRKPDENDLNSPKQMTDCKGTDQEHLSPPGEGGVDVFEGKWDTNTHTSNSSRLSVCENEQRSQNVDQCPKKTTPVYNTKSEMSSRKALTMIYKKSKRKK, from the exons ATGCATCTACGTGAAAGACAGGTAATCAGTCCAAGAAGAAGCACCAACTATCATGCCTGTAGTTTCCGTGACTTCCGCCATTCCTCACTGCTGGAAGCCGGGAATGTGCGGGTCAACAAAGCGTTCAGGTTTCCAGACATTTTCCAAGATCTGTTTAAGGATTGCCCTACACTGTCTTATCACGTGAGAAACAAGTTGACGATCAAGGGACACGCGGAACGGAATCGCACGAACTACTCGGATGGAGGAGCGTCGTTTCCCGAGGACAACCACACGTTCGTTTTCCAACACTACACGGAGCTGAGTAAATACATAGAACAGTACAGGTATTACCATACCGTAGGAGGGGTGTGTCGGAAAACGATGGGGGATCCCAGAGAGCTTGGCATTGAGCCAGCGACCAG TGACTCGACCTACAACTGTTCTCGACGGCAACAACAAATCACTCGCGACAGACGCATGTCTAATTCCCCTAACTACAACCGTTTTTGTTTCTCCGATTTTcctaaaaacaaacacagaagaAGATTGTTTATGACCTGGAAGGAGTATGTCCATTGTTACCCCAACGACTCGAACACCGTCGGTTCAGCGGACTCTCCCTCTGCCGGCAACATGGTTGATTCTGTGAATGCGTCTTCTACCGCCAGCTCGGTGGATGCACATTCTGCCGCCAACACCACCAGTTTAACGGACATGTCCTCTAGTACTGGGAGCAAGGAATCTCTCACCCCGATGACGCGTTCGCGGAGTTGCGTGGTGTTAATGGACAATTCAGATTCGAACATTGGCAGACGACGCTTCCCAAGTCCTTGTCTAGTGGGACTGTCTTCCGACGAGTCCGTGGCTCTGAGACCTACTATGAACAACTACGTGGCGAGTGTAGAATGTTCTCCGATGATTCGAAAACCGGACGAGAACGATCTAAATTCGCCGAAACAGATGACCGACTGTAAGGGCACTGATCAGGAACATCTCTCACCACCTGGTGAAGGAGGTGTGGACGTTTTCGAAGGAAAGTGGGATACGAATACTCATACTTCTAACTCCAGTAGACTAAGCGTATGCGAGAACGAGCAGCGGTCACAGAATGTTGACCAGTGTCCCAAAAAGACCACACCTGTATACAATACTAAAAGTGAAATGAGTTCGAGAAAAGCTTTGACaatgatatataaaaaatccaaaCGTAaaaagtag
- the LOC121368367 gene encoding uncharacterized protein LOC121368367 isoform X1 codes for MKQPLMVQSVRQQSNVQTKCFKKIKRTITTERVHHRSKYLSKVKKTSKFTNQNVCQRSKKETKCLTKAKRSVTDKNSNQKSSGHTKCSTREKTTVTVQKGPKISSSTINYLQNIKRYVKSLSNVCQKSNIQNKYIYLSEKKRYLTNEDARGQRRVDTNCSSIQVKRYSMIQNGRQQSNVENRYLRNIHKKSNVQNKCFPKVQKSVTKEDSRQQSNEHTKCSSKVKIPGCEQSSADSRCLQNIKRSLTSLGGYRKSSVQDKCFPKVRSITNEDGHQQSSVDIKCSSRVNKPVMVQTVCRLSNGKTNCAANVNRPSANEDISKESDVKSKDVSKPGMIKDVEKDSSDEIVSSQADKTSIINEDVEKDSSDETVSSQADKTSIINEDVEKDSNDETVLSQADKTSIINEDVEKDSSDEIVSSQEDKKCIINGNVHKGSKVEAKCSPKVQRSIVNEDITSKESNTETKHSQSVKRSTTNKDVCKESSVDKIKCSTKVQKSDMTQNVDKNCKARSHPSRVAKNKVKVETREESSETTTCLPRMQPFFVTRKFQKTNSTENQHSSRLRATFVVGDRNVSYSLIKCPQTVGCSAPMLHVRQGCVPKTKRSPRSVQFQIARQVSHDSTYNCSRRQQQITRDRRMSNSPNYNRFCFSDFPKNKHRRRLFMTWKEYVHCYPNDSNTVGSADSPSAGNMVDSVNASSTASSVDAHSAANTTSLTDMSSSTGSKESLTPMTRSRSCVVLMDNSDSNIGRRRFPSPCLVGLSSDESVALRPTMNNYVASVECSPMIRKPDENDLNSPKQMTDCKGTDQEHLSPPGEGGVDVFEGKWDTNTHTSNSSRLSVCENEQRSQNVDQCPKKTTPVYNTKSEMSSRKALTMIYKKSKRKK; via the exons ATGAAACAACCCCTTATGGTCCAAAGTGTCCGCCAGCAATCCAATGTACAAactaagtgttttaaaaaaattaaaagaacgATTACTACTGAACGTGTCCACCATCGATCCAAGTATTTATCAAAAGTAAAGAAAACCTCAAAATTTACCAACCAAAATGTTTGCCAACGATCTAAGAAAGAAACCAAGTGTTTGACAAAAGCAAAAAGATCTGTTACGGACAAAAATTCCAACCAAAAATCCAGTGGACATACTAAATGTTCAACAAGAGAGAAAACAACTGTTACTGTCCAGAAGGGGCCCAAAATATCTAGTTCTACCatcaactatttacaaaacattaagAGATATGTTAAAAGCCTCTCAAACGTCTGTCAAAAatcaaatatacaaaacaagtatatatatttgtcagaAAAGAAAAGGTATCTAACGAACGAAGATGCCCGCGGACAAAGAAGAGTAGATACCAATTGTTCATCAATTCAAGTCAAAAGATATTCTATGATCCAAAATGGACGCCAACAATCCAATGTCGAGAACAGGTATTTACGAAACATTCACAAGAAATCAAatgtacaaaacaaatgttttcccAAAGTACAAAAGTCCGTTACAAAAGAAGATAGCCGCCAACAATCTAATGAACATACCAAATGTTCATCGAAAGTCAAAATACCTGGTTGTGAGCAATCTAGTGCTGATTCCAGGTgtttacaaaacataaaacGATCCCTTACAAGCTTGGGTGGCTATCGTAAATCAAGTGTACAGGACAAGTGCTTTCCCAAAGTAAGATCTATTACAAACGAAGATGGCCACCAGCAATCCAGCGTAGATATTAAATGTTCATCAAGAGTAAACAAACCTGTTATGGTCCAAACAGTCTGCCGGTTATCTAATGGCAAGACCAACTGTGCGGCTAACGTCAATAGACCCAGTGCGAATGAAGACATTTCTAAAGAATCTGATGTAAAGTCAAAGGATGTTTCAAAACCTGGTATGATCAAAGATGTTGAAAAAGATTCCAGTGATGAAATCGTGTCTTCACAAGCAGACAAAACATCTATTATCAACGAAGATGTTGAAAAAGATTCCAGTGATGAAACCGTGTCTTCACAAGCAGACAAAACATCTATTATCAACGAAGATGTTGAAAAAGATTCCAATGATGAAACCGTGCTTTCACAAGCAGACAAAACATCTATTATCAACGAAGATGTTGAAAAAGATTCCAGTGATGAAATCGTGTCTTCACAAGAagacaaaaaatgtattataaacgGAAATGTTCATAAAGGATCCAAAGTTGAAGCCAAATGTTCGCCAAAAGTACAAAGATCCATTGTAAATGAAGACATAACTAGCAAAGAATCCAATACAGAAACAAAGCATTCGCAAAGCGTCAAAAGGTCCACTACAAacaaagatgtttgtaaagagTCCAgtgtagataaaataaaatgttcgaCAAAAGTCCAAAAATCTGATATGACTCAAAACGTTGATAAAAATTGTAAAGCACGGTCTCATCCTTCCCGGGTAGCCAAAAACAAAGTGAAAGTGGAGACTCGTGAAGAATCCAGTGAAACTACCACCTGCCTTCCACGAATGCAGCCCTTCTTTGTAACAAGAAAGTTTCAGAAAACTAACAGTACAGAAAACCAGCATTCGTCAAGACTCCGAGCCACGTTTGTTGTAGGAGACCGCAATGTGTCCTATTCACTGATCAAGTGTCCACAAACAGTTGGATGTTCTGCTCCTATGCTACACGTTCGTCAAGGGTGCGTTCCAAAGACCAAACGTTCGCCAAGGAGCGTCCAGTTTCAGATTGCGAGACAAGTGTCACA TGACTCGACCTACAACTGTTCTCGACGGCAACAACAAATCACTCGCGACAGACGCATGTCTAATTCCCCTAACTACAACCGTTTTTGTTTCTCCGATTTTcctaaaaacaaacacagaagaAGATTGTTTATGACCTGGAAGGAGTATGTCCATTGTTACCCCAACGACTCGAACACCGTCGGTTCAGCGGACTCTCCCTCTGCCGGCAACATGGTTGATTCTGTGAATGCGTCTTCTACCGCCAGCTCGGTGGATGCACATTCTGCCGCCAACACCACCAGTTTAACGGACATGTCCTCTAGTACTGGGAGCAAGGAATCTCTCACCCCGATGACGCGTTCGCGGAGTTGCGTGGTGTTAATGGACAATTCAGATTCGAACATTGGCAGACGACGCTTCCCAAGTCCTTGTCTAGTGGGACTGTCTTCCGACGAGTCCGTGGCTCTGAGACCTACTATGAACAACTACGTGGCGAGTGTAGAATGTTCTCCGATGATTCGAAAACCGGACGAGAACGATCTAAATTCGCCGAAACAGATGACCGACTGTAAGGGCACTGATCAGGAACATCTCTCACCACCTGGTGAAGGAGGTGTGGACGTTTTCGAAGGAAAGTGGGATACGAATACTCATACTTCTAACTCCAGTAGACTAAGCGTATGCGAGAACGAGCAGCGGTCACAGAATGTTGACCAGTGTCCCAAAAAGACCACACCTGTATACAATACTAAAAGTGAAATGAGTTCGAGAAAAGCTTTGACaatgatatataaaaaatccaaaCGTAaaaagtag